The region CGGGGAAGCCTGGGGAAACCGAGTCCTAGGCCGGGGTCATCGCCTCCCCCACAGCCCTGAACAGACAGTGGCCTCCAACATCTCCCGCCTTTTTCTCTCAGACAAAAGGGGGAGCGGGGCAAGGGCACGCCGTGGGTCGAAGAACCGTAGAGCTTTGCGGTTTGCCAGACGTGGGCCGCCTCCTGTGGCCTCTAATCTTATCGGCCGATTAGTTGAAGCCACAAACTCCGTGGCCTCGATAGCCGGTCAGAACTGGGATTCAGGCCGGCGCCGAGGCCTTGGCCACTGACTGCTTCTGCTCGCTAGCCCCTTCCACCCTTCCCCCTACCCAGGGCAGTTTCATCGAAACCCTGGCGCCCCGGGCGGCTCCTTGAGCAGAGGGCAGGGCGGGGCGGGAGCAGGAAGGCCGCGGTGTCGGGAGGGGCGGGAACCCTGCAGCGTCTGGTCCGGGCCTTGGCAGCGGTCGGCAGAAGAGGGTCCAGAGGTTAGCGGCCGCCGCTGATAGGGTGAAGGCTGGAGTCGTCTGAGGGGTGCCTGCATTTCCAGCAATGAGGGCGTTCTTTTCCCTCCCCCACAGCGGCCCTCCAGGCCACTCGAGCCCTAATGGTGGTATCCCTGGTGCTGGGCTTCCTGGCCATGTTTGTGGCCACAATGGGCATGAAGTGCACGCGCTGTGGGGGTGACGACAAAGTGAAGAAGGCCCGTATAGCCATGGGTGGAGGAATCATTTTCATCGTGGCAGGTGAGCAGGTCCAAGGTGGGCCCATGGGCTCTCCAGTCTCCTATTTGGGAGGAGTGAGGGTGGGCAAGGTGCAGGTTTGGGAGCCTCTCAGAATCTTAATCCTCATTCTCTTTCCAGGTCTTGCTGCCTTGGTAGCTTGCTCCTGGTATGGCCATCAGATAGTGACAGACTTTTATAACCCCTTAATCCCCACAAATATTAAGTAAGTTTGGGAGCCCTGCCTCCTTGAGGGACAGGTCTGGGGTCCTGAGATATGGAGGAGGGCTGAGATAAGCCTCGGTTTAACCCCAACCCCTTCTCTCCACAGGTACGAGTTTGGCCCTGCCATCTTTATTGGCTGGGCAGGATCTGCTCTGGTCCTCCTAGGAGGTGCACTGCTCTCTTGCTCCTGTCCTCGGAGTGAGAGCAAAGCTGGGTACCGTGCACCCCGCTCCTACCCTAAGCCCAACTCTGCCAAGGAGTATGTGTGAGCTGGGACCCCGTTGCCCCAGCCTCACAGGCTGTGGATGTGCCCAGATGCCTGAAAGGACCTGGGGCAGTGCTCAGCCCGTAGGCAGGGTGTGGGATGAGGCCTCCAGGTCATTCCATCCCTGCACACCATGTACAGTTCTCTAGGGGATTGGGTGGGGGAGACAAGAGAGGGGAGGATGTGCTTTTTgtacagtaataaaaaataagttttggaaagcaggtttttttccccttcagggcCTCTGTTTTCCTCTTCAGATCATTGCAGGGAGTGTAcctaaagtacaactgctttagttaaaaaaagttaataaagcaCCAGTGGGGTGCAAGTCTGTTCCTGGCCTCCCATTTCATTTTCACTGTTATTCAGGCCCTAATCCCTTGACTCTCAAAGGTGTTTGGCTGCCCTCTCCCCCTTGCCCTTTATTTAAATAGCCACCAAAGAGCTCCTTTTgttataaaaaagattttattaggCATGAGAGGATGTTCTACTCCCACCTTACCCTATGCTCTCTTATTACTTTGTACAGGCTCAAGCTCCTTCCTGGGTTAGGGGGCAGAGCCTCCATAAACACAAGGAACAAAGGTAGGGCAAGAACAGAGAAAGGGCAACACAAACAATATGAAGAACAGTTCTAGGCTCAAGggcttcctcctctcccaccaaTTAGAGTTTACTTAAATCTAGCTAGTCAAATATCTAGGTCATCATCTGGGTCTTCTTGGTCTAGGTCGTCGTAGACATCTGGCTCATAGAAGATGTGGCTGGTAGCCTGGCCTGGCCCAGGGTGCAATAGAGCCTGCTGTCTGAGGAGGGAAGAATTGGCACTGATGAGGGGACTAACAGGTGTGTCTGGATAACTTCAGGCAACCCCTCTTAGACATCCTTGTTATTTTTTTGGCCCAGTCTCTTTCTCTGACCTCCATGTTTAGTTAATGCTAAAGCACCATTTGGCATTAAGAATACTCTTGTACGCCTCTCCTAAGGATACCATATACTCTTAGCAGTTTGAGGGCAAGGATTCCACCACAGTGGTCTTGCTTTACCCATCCACACACTGGGCACAGAAGAGCAGGCATCTACTAAGTCCTTGTGAAATAACCTTTGCCACACCCATATATTCCTTTCTACCTAGCACTGTTGACTAGAGATAGGGC is a window of Nycticebus coucang isolate mNycCou1 chromosome 18, mNycCou1.pri, whole genome shotgun sequence DNA encoding:
- the CLDN7 gene encoding claudin-7; amino-acid sequence: MANSGLQLLGFSMALLGWVGLVACTAIPQWQMSSYAGDNIITAQAMYKGLWMDCVMQSTGMMSCKMYDSVLALSAALQATRALMVVSLVLGFLAMFVATMGMKCTRCGGDDKVKKARIAMGGGIIFIVAGLAALVACSWYGHQIVTDFYNPLIPTNIKYEFGPAIFIGWAGSALVLLGGALLSCSCPRSESKAGYRAPRSYPKPNSAKEYV